A single genomic interval of Candidatus Binatia bacterium harbors:
- a CDS encoding TonB-dependent receptor — protein sequence MKKSTRAKVSRHACLRVLLSLMISVLVGAPPWAGAQETPTEGSGAEMQRVVDESPPVGGLDAEIDAPEAQAEAVQQEGVAAAGLSPSEARQVEEIVVQARKRAELLEDTPISITVFDQSTLQDRQIMQLDQLEGFVPNLVILDNRTGRDASILIRGIGARPDVFLDQGVGLYVDGVYLSRAQGSVLELVDIASLEVLRGPQGTLFGKNTVGGAVNVITQKPDQELSADVRVRAGTFGTVETRAMLNLPIGSGWLEDKLATRLSFGSSNLEGFTYNAFRDEYWNNREDLSFLGSVRFEPTTTVTMDVMGSWSTQRSKGRGGQCQYIQESIFINVPGSVTPTYYDYCQDPERSAPYRFESELGAIQETTSWGSWGTLAWDTGDAWIFEDTQTKVLGSWRKQSWGERADVDLGPERLFVFGEVGGEGTFNGEPASAQQFSAELQENFNAWDGRVAGVVGGYFFKEEVHTNADIDVFPLSGIVGALNGGGTNNLIDTDNMSWAFFGQATVDATDWLSITGGLRYTRENRELSRLVTNLRLCEDGSDPPCSADNPNAIRAAFKDVKKDYDAWTPMGSIALTMPEEWLGDAPIEHLLGYFTYAQGFKAGGINGGARSDNPAEASTFDPEAVDSYELGFKTITFDRRLRASIALFYADYSDMQLPTVFAEPCPPDNPDCIPQVAVITTNAGESTIKGIELEINALPIDGLAIDGSVGLLDAKFDRYLAENLVTGEPIDRAGDRLPFVPETQIHLGVQYSLQVEPPGPEWLRGWLTPRVDWSYQGSVVNYGTEIPGATSSSYSLVNARLSYDFGSDAFQVALWATNLTDSVYFNNVFPIPVQILGTLNRFYGQPRTWGGELSYHF from the coding sequence ATGAAGAAGTCGACCCGAGCCAAGGTCTCGAGACACGCCTGTCTGCGCGTCCTCCTTTCGCTGATGATCTCTGTGCTCGTGGGGGCCCCCCCCTGGGCAGGGGCTCAGGAGACCCCCACCGAGGGTTCCGGGGCAGAGATGCAGCGCGTGGTCGACGAGTCGCCGCCGGTGGGAGGCTTGGACGCCGAGATCGACGCCCCGGAGGCGCAGGCGGAGGCGGTCCAGCAGGAGGGCGTCGCCGCCGCGGGCTTGTCGCCATCCGAGGCGAGGCAGGTCGAAGAGATCGTCGTTCAAGCTCGCAAGCGAGCCGAGCTGCTCGAGGATACGCCGATCTCCATCACGGTGTTCGACCAGAGCACGCTGCAGGATCGGCAGATCATGCAGCTCGACCAGCTCGAGGGCTTCGTGCCGAACCTGGTGATCCTCGACAACCGCACCGGGCGCGACGCGTCGATCCTGATCCGTGGCATCGGCGCCCGCCCCGACGTCTTTCTCGACCAGGGGGTGGGGCTCTACGTCGACGGGGTCTATCTCTCGCGAGCCCAGGGCTCAGTGCTGGAGTTGGTCGACATCGCTTCATTGGAGGTGCTGCGCGGTCCGCAAGGAACGCTGTTTGGCAAGAACACCGTCGGCGGTGCGGTCAACGTGATCACCCAGAAGCCCGATCAGGAGCTGAGCGCCGACGTGCGCGTGCGCGCCGGCACCTTCGGCACGGTCGAGACCCGCGCGATGCTGAACCTGCCGATCGGATCTGGCTGGCTCGAGGATAAGCTCGCGACTCGTCTCAGCTTTGGCTCGAGCAATCTGGAGGGATTCACCTACAACGCCTTCCGCGACGAGTACTGGAACAACCGCGAGGACTTGAGCTTCCTCGGCTCGGTGCGCTTCGAGCCGACCACCACGGTGACGATGGATGTGATGGGCAGTTGGTCGACCCAGAGGTCGAAGGGGCGGGGCGGTCAGTGCCAGTACATTCAGGAGTCGATCTTCATCAACGTCCCGGGCTCGGTCACGCCGACCTACTACGATTACTGCCAGGACCCGGAGCGCTCGGCCCCGTACCGCTTCGAATCGGAACTCGGGGCGATTCAGGAGACCACCAGCTGGGGGAGCTGGGGAACGCTGGCCTGGGATACCGGGGACGCGTGGATCTTCGAGGACACCCAGACGAAGGTGCTGGGATCGTGGCGCAAGCAGAGCTGGGGCGAGCGTGCTGACGTGGATCTGGGCCCCGAGCGTCTCTTCGTCTTCGGGGAGGTCGGCGGCGAGGGGACCTTCAATGGGGAGCCGGCGAGCGCACAACAGTTCAGCGCCGAATTGCAGGAGAACTTCAACGCCTGGGATGGCCGCGTCGCCGGGGTGGTGGGCGGCTACTTCTTCAAGGAAGAAGTCCACACCAACGCCGACATCGATGTCTTTCCGCTGTCGGGGATCGTCGGCGCCTTGAACGGGGGAGGCACGAACAATCTCATCGATACCGACAACATGTCGTGGGCCTTCTTCGGCCAGGCCACCGTGGATGCCACCGATTGGCTGTCTATCACCGGCGGGCTGCGCTACACGCGCGAAAACCGCGAGCTGTCCCGGCTGGTCACGAACCTTCGCCTTTGTGAGGACGGCTCGGATCCTCCCTGTAGCGCGGACAATCCGAACGCGATTCGGGCGGCTTTCAAGGACGTCAAGAAGGACTACGACGCATGGACGCCGATGGGGAGCATCGCGCTCACGATGCCGGAGGAGTGGCTCGGCGACGCACCGATCGAGCATCTGCTGGGCTATTTCACCTATGCGCAGGGCTTCAAGGCAGGTGGGATCAACGGCGGCGCCCGTTCCGACAATCCGGCGGAGGCGAGCACGTTTGATCCCGAAGCGGTGGACTCCTACGAGCTCGGGTTCAAGACGATCACCTTCGACCGCCGGCTACGCGCCAGCATCGCGCTCTTCTACGCCGACTACAGCGACATGCAGCTCCCGACCGTGTTTGCGGAGCCATGCCCGCCCGACAACCCGGATTGCATCCCACAGGTCGCAGTCATCACGACGAACGCGGGTGAGTCCACGATCAAGGGCATCGAGCTCGAGATCAACGCGCTGCCCATCGACGGGCTCGCGATAGATGGTTCGGTCGGGCTGCTCGACGCTAAGTTCGACCGCTACCTGGCAGAAAATCTGGTCACCGGTGAGCCGATCGATCGCGCCGGCGACCGGCTCCCGTTCGTCCCGGAGACGCAGATCCATCTCGGCGTCCAGTACTCGTTGCAGGTGGAGCCGCCGGGGCCCGAGTGGCTTCGCGGCTGGCTCACGCCGCGCGTCGACTGGAGCTACCAAGGCTCGGTCGTGAACTACGGTACCGAGATCCCGGGCGCGACGTCGTCTTCGTACAGCTTGGTGAACGCCCGGCTCTCGTACGACTTCGGCAGTGATGCGTTTCAGGTTGCCCTGTGGGCCACGAACCTGACCGACTCGGTCTACTTCAACAATGTCTTCCCGATCCCCGTCCAGATCCTGGGCACGTTGAACCGCTTCTACGGTCAACCGCGGACCTGGGGCGGCGAGCTGTCGTATCACTTCTGA